A segment of the Sander lucioperca isolate FBNREF2018 chromosome 7, SLUC_FBN_1.2, whole genome shotgun sequence genome:
TTGGTTTGTCCATTAcggaaaaaaagtccctggtacctgctaacaggtactttttttagtatcacctcagtcgaggttcccagcgagctgaggcgataccaaaaggtgacgtgaaagcgacagacgggggtgtcctgaacaaacatttttaaatagtttagccagcagcGTTTTTGTTTGCTGCCTCCAACTTAATTTGAAAccaaatgtgtcttctggcaacaacacaccttccacgttgtgtgtgtgtgtcgcgttaggtcacggcagtttactgcggcgccgctacgaccagccacgctgaggcggtactaaaatctgcaatggaaaacggacgcacagtgcgtcgaggcgaggcgagtagaggcgagtaggtaccatgtaatggaaaaatgccATATGTCTGaaagttaacccttgtgttgtcttcccatccaCTTCAAAGCTTTGGTCACTTTTTAtcaaaatttttattttttcaagtttttcaatgttttgggcacttttttttttgacatttttggcgctttttcttAAGTTTGTAGGTcttctttcagtgtttttgacagttttttcattgcttttgttgcatttcctaacgtttgtttatttttttatattttccgCGCTTATTTTGACGTGCTATATTTTCTgttataaaaaaactttgaaaacgggtcaaatttgacccgaggacaacatgagggttaagctAACACACGTAACGTTggacataacgttagcttagtctccccattctctctgctgattcctcactGTATCCTCGTCTGTATCCACTTCTGTCTTCATATTTATAGAGTGtgatctagacctactctatctgtaaagtgtcttgaaatAACTCTTgtcatgatttgatactataaataacatttaattgaattgaataaaactCAGAGAGCACCACCTGTCTCTATGGTGCAGCTACTCTCTGTATTTAACTGCAGACTCCCAGTGTTCTGTGATATACtgacacactttacaccgtttagctttCAGCATTTAAGCGCATTTAAGCAGCTACTGGCTAACGAGGGGCTAACGTGATCTGCTGcaaagtgtaatgttaactagcgtcacatgcagcgatgcatCTGTTGCCTTTGAGGTCCGTTTCATAGTATCAGAGAGCAGGGCAggcatttaaaggtgctctaagcgatatcacacgttttttaggcttCAACATTTGTCACATagcaaacatctcactatctgctagctgcctgtcccctgaacacactgtaaaaaacatctcctcactctctgctagctgcctgtcccttgaacacactgtaaaaaacatctcctcactatctgctagctgcctgtcccctgaacacactgtaaaaaacatctcctcactatctgctagctgcctgtcccctgaacacactgtaaaaaacgcggtctctgtagacagcccaggctccacacacggcaacaaaaacaaaatgtgccaacctgcaccacctgtttattatattatatatattgttatGGTTATTACTGACAAGAAGGAGTTGGTTGAGCCATCACCGTAGCAGCGTTAGCACGTATGGCTACTTCCACAATACGCGTTCATGACTGATtcaggaagcacggaagggagggggaggagacgggacgaggaggagggaggggcgagctagcctccgttatgtttgacaatacttcaaacgtcaacaagaagtaacgtcacccaacatcacttagagcagtggttcccaacctggggtctggggacccctaaggggggcggcaaagatcacagggggggcgcaagtctttatctggtttgaggttgaggtaaaaaaaaaaaaaatatttgcacgttaaacaaattatgataaatatataatgtatacaaaagtctgtataaaaactatatatttttgttctcacttaaacttgtaggcaggctacttagtaggccaaacctccgggacctcttaacttgctagctgctatcatcctcgtgtttcctgccgccacggcatcactattttatgaacgaaacatggcggagaaacgtaaaagtgctgataactcctctgtatcaaaaaagaaagtaagggaacgttacctcaacttcggtttcggagggggggctcagcttttcttagacataagtaggggggggcgccaaggaaaaaaggttgggaaccactggcttagagcacctttaagtggcaccgaaatcagCGTTACTTTTCAGCCCGGTAGATACATTTTGGCACCgtgtttcggtacccaacccagAGCACCTCCGCTCGGTTGGCTCTGATCCAAAAGCGACACAGAGGTCGGTTACGGGAGTTGAGGAGCTGCTGTGTGGGTCTTGCCGAGGCTACGTGGAGGAAGTGCCGGGGCCGGAGCCGCTGCCAGACACTTGGCAGAACTAACCGATGGCTGTAGTTTGCTGGAGACCATTCACAGCAGTTAGAGGTTTCTCACTATTTGCATGAGACTCAAGAGCCAGTACACGCAACGTTCCCAGTTTAATTGCTTTCTCGCTCGCATAAGTTGCAGTATAGGCTTCGAATACATTGTAAGCACCTGGCTTTTTTGCCAtgaattcagtttttcaagcaAAGTCTTGCTAAACTAGCACTTCAACATacctaaagaaaaaaagttttatgtctgtggtacaatccgaaAGAGACTCGCATCAATAACACTAAAGCTAATTGGCTGCAATTTAAGTTGCATGTTagtctcatttgtagtcataaTACAGTGAATTATATTCAGAGTAGCGAACGAAAGAACTACAACGCCCCGGAATAAAAAACACTTTCACGCTGTGGGACCATCAGAAGTAGCATTACATCGACGTAATCATGGAAAATTAAGACCCGTttcaaattatttaagacctagaacacaatacttcagcgaaTTTAACACTTAAGGCCTTAAATTTAGATTTTGGGCGCCTGGGTAtatcacctggtagagcgcacgcccatatatagaggtttacttcttgacgcagcagccgcgggttcgactccgacctgcggccctttgctgcatgtcatttcccccccccccctctctatcCCTTTTCAAGTCTTCAGCTGAATGTAAGACTTTAATTCCAGCGGACACCCTATATGGGTTCTTTACCCtgttggtagtgaatatcaccACAGCAGCTTTAAGGAATTTCtctgtttgctagcagacgaaATGGACGAAGAGGAAAAGTCAACAGAGAGCGTGGAGTTCTTTTCCCCTCCGGTGAGGGCGGGACTTAAATGTGCTGCTGTGTCTCCATCTGCATCACAGCACTCTGATTTATTGTTTTCAGGAAAGTGATGCGGCCTGTAAAAAGCCTGGAGTCCTAAAAAAGCGAAGCAGGCGATTGGCCAGACTCCACCCTGCCTTCAAACTAAAATTAGGCCGAGTAAAAGCTTCCAGGGTCAGCTGTGAGCTGGTAACATCAtccaggggcccgtttcaggaagacTGTTTAACAAACTCTTGAGTCTAatcctgaactctgagttgatttaccctgagatgggaaactgagttttcggttccagaacagctgatatgagttggttcaatcaactctaCCCGGAGGATGCCGCAGCGCACTTGGGTCGGGGTTCTGTATCTTTTGGGGCCAGGGCTAGTAGAGGTTACCAGAGGGCGTATACGCCATCACCCCCGCTGCCACGGCACCCACACAGCGTCACTGTCAGCCCTCGGACGAAATCACCGTGAACGCGGCGACTCCGGGACGGAGGTCTCTGGTTGGGGCAGTGGTCCAGACTAGGTTGGTCGTGATAGGCGGAGTCCGCTGCTCCCCACTGCTCCAAATCCGTCTTGACGAGAGGGATCAAAAAGGCgcacaggaaacaaaaacctTGACAAAATTATCCCACCAAATCAGACGTGTCGATCCGCACGGGACTAATATCACCACAGGACCTTGGTGTTCGGTGGAGGAATATTTACttaaattacagacatggcagaTTTGCACTGGATTAAGAGCACAGACAACCTCCGCAATTATTACAAATAACTAGAGGTCACCAGGTAATTCTAATCCCGTGCAAATAGggcttaaaacaaaatgttagcAGGTTAACTAGCAGATAAATAGATTGTATagcctgttttttttgtatcgTTGCCATGTTTTACTGATATAAGTTCCTGGCTTTGTGggtagaagggatacagctacgacCAGAAGTTATGCAAAATTGAATCTAATAATATCAttttaatactttcacccaCCATTTAACAGTatattaaaaacaagcacaaacTACACAAACATGAGGGCAAAGCAAAATTAgaaaattaatttatttaagaAAAGAGGTTATAAAcataaaatcaaaaaaaataagtacaggataaaagtttaaaatgtcTGCAGTAGTACAGAGACAGAGCAGTTTAAAACATACACAGGAAATATTTGATACAGATAACCAAATAAATGCTGTCTATATTGGGTTCAAAAGTGAGCCAAGGAATACTAAACTCAGTTTTTGAACCGTCTGTAGTATTATAATCCGTTTAAACTCTGCGTTTTGCAGTTTTTTGACAAAGTATGTCTCTCCAAAACTGTTCCAGATTGTTATCTAGCCAAAAGTGCCGAACATATACCCTAAAGTGTGATTCATCAACATAAAGTGTGATCTCCATCAAATCTACGTGACTGGTAACGTGAAAACTTTTCTATTCAAAAGACTTAAACTTTCCTACAAAACATAATACAAAGATAAGGAATGGTTCCCCCAAAAACACCCTGAAGAATACAGAAACATTAATGCTCACAGtcagatatatacataatagAAACAGAATGTCAGAAAATACAAAAGCAAAGAGGAAACTGAACATATAGACATTTGATGATCAGAGCTGTTGAATTTGGGCCGGTGGGTTTGTAGATGTCCAACTGAGAGAGTCAGCAGAAGTGATTTATTAGATATAAATGAAATATTGAGTCTGTAATGGCTGCTTCTGTTAAAACGTCTTTGAAGCCAGCGGGCGTCAAAGTAAAAACCAACGAAGAGACGACACCTCAGTAACGATCGTGATATAAATctgcaagaaaagaaaagaaaaagttaacccttgtgttgtcttcccgtcgaccatgcaactttttcatttttctgggtcaaaatttaaatttttttcaacgttttggatgtctttttcaacacttatGTTGCATTTCCACCGGTGTTtgtcactttattcaacatttttgtcactttttccccccTGATGTTTTTTCTgcaccttttgacgtttttgtgtgttttttccccaagtttttgaagcttttcccgacatttgtcacttttttcaacgttcttttataaaaaaagataaaaaattaaaatgttatgaaattGAATAGAACTTGTGTTATAGGGAGCCATtcacgttatttcttttgaaaatttggttgaaagaaacccaaatttctgaacttgaaatgggtcaaatttgacccgaggacaacaggagggttaaatatgcaaatattaTAAAGTGGTCCAAATGTCAATTTAGTTAGCTGTAATTGTTTGGgaaagttttagtttttaacctttttttttaggttgaaCAAAGATTTGAGGTTTTTAAAAAAGGTCCAGTGAAAAATTGAGTATTGATGCATTTCTTGTTTGTAACACTATGTTTCTTTACCCTAACTCCAAAAGGGATCAGTAATCAGTTAAGGATAGACCGACCGTATGATTGGATAGAGCAGACGCCCTCCCGTAAATAGTAAATAAACTGTCAACCCACTATAAAGTTGTAAGATTGCTTTATTTTTTACGCCAGAGGAAAAAGttcaaagacattttaaaactgaattcaaaataaattaaactttgaactaaaaatatgaaaaatgaagatcaaaacactttaaaagaacataaaacattaacTGATATTTAAACTATGTCTAATGTAATAgagataatataaaataaatgatatcAATGTATATTGTACGGGTGAAGTAATCTTCGCAACAAAATTGAAGTACAGGTCTGGAGTTTTAGTCCCATTTAGTCGGATTAATTCGGCCGGAATTTATGTACTCTATACAAATGCTTTGATCATGTCTTGCTATGAATCTTCCTTTTCTAACAgttctgttttcttttgtctctcCACAGGGTGCTGAAGCGCTCATGGCTGTCGTTTACGGTGCTGCCACCCAGCCGGGCCTGCTTTCCCAGCAGTACCCCCCGCCCCTGCTACCCAAGCCTGGAAAGGACAACGCTCGTCTTCAGAAGCTCCTCAAGAGAACCGCCAAGAAAAAGGCCTCTACTCAGGCATCGCAGCCCGCCGTACTTTTCCGCTCCAGTCTTTCCCCTGTGAACGAGGCAAGCCCCGACCTCGAGCACAGCGACCACTCCACCCCGCCCAAGACTCCAGAGACATCGTTCAGCCTCTACAACACCCAGCAGCCTCCACGGTTCAGCGTCAGGCCACTGTACCGCCATGTTGCATCCCCTTACCCACAGCGTGCAGCTCATGGCAGTGCAGCGAGGTTCTCACCTCAGACAGTGGCAAATGCGTTGTACACTTACTCGCAGAACGTTAACACAGTTTCTTCATCGGCCCACCTTTATGGAGTTTCAACAGCTCCGGGGCCTGTCGCCGAGCTAGCAGTGCCAAAAATATCTGTGCCAGTCTCTTCTGTACCTGAGGCAACAGCACCAGCTGCCGAAGTGAAAAAGCCAGCTTTTAGCACATTTGCTGAAACTCCTGCTGGTTTTAGACCTTCTGCAGCAGGCGGAACGCCACAGACAAAAAGTCCAGGTCCAACTCCTTATCCAGCGACAGAAGGTCAAGCTTTGACTCGTCCTCTCATTGTGTTGACCCCGCTCGTCAAATCCAAAAGCCCACGTCCAACATTCAAAGCAACCGAACCTTCAAGATCGCCCAAACCGATGTTTGACGTCCCACAAATTAGGATGTACACGGCGAGCACATCGTACTACGAGTCATCCAGGACCCCGCCTGTGTACGACACAGCTGGATTAACTGCTATCGGCAGCACAGTACCTCAAAGTAAAAcagcaacagaaacaaaacaagatcTGACTCCAGCATCTGAGGTCAGAAGAGGAACGACCCCGACGACTCTGGCTCCTTTGCTGGGCACAGACTCCCAAAGGAAAACACCAACTTCAGAAACTAAAAGAGGCACTACACCAACAGCAGAGATGAATATAATCAGAACTCCAACATCTGAAATCAAAAGAGCTACCCCAACAGCAGAAATTAAAAGAGCTACCCCAACATCTGAAATCAAAAGAGCTACCCCAACGGCAGAAATCAAAAGAGCTACCCCAACATCTGAAATCAAAAGAGCTACCCCAACAGCAGAAATCAAAAGAGCTACCCCAACATCTGAAATCAAAAGAGCTACCCCAACATCTGAAATCAGAGTTAAAACCCCAACTTTTGAGTTACAAACATTAAGAACTTCAGTGCGACGCCCTACAACCCCATCATACCACAAGAATCGGGCTACAACGCCTGTTTTTGAAGTCTCAAGACCCAATCCTCTCTTGTTTGCTGTGTCACCGATCACAGTAGAGCCAGAGAAGTCAAGCATGCCCAAAACTGTTTCTGCTGTGAGCAGTTTGCCTGCTTCCCCAAGTGTGAAAACTATTGAGCCTGAGCCTAAGCCCACCGAAACTATACTGAATGGGGAAATTCATTCGGACGTCACTTCTGTAGTCAAACCAATCCCAAAAACCATTACAAAGTCAAAATCAGAGCCTGATCTGACAAGACAAACTGCTCCAGCTGGCTCTCAGAGACCTATAGCTGCCGCATCTGAGCCAAAAACACCAGCAGTGACTTCTTTCAGCAATCAGAGGCCTAAGACTCCAACATACGAAGCATCCCGACTTATGACCACGTCACCTGGCTTCAAAAGACCAAAGACGCCTACCTATGGGACATCACCTTCTGGTGTATCATCCATAGCCTTTCAGAGACCTAAAACCCCAACCCAAGTGGCTCTTAAATCAAAGTCTAGCTACCGTGGATTGACACCTGCTGAATATACTGCTTACGGCGGCATAAGAACTTACTCTCCGGCATTTGGTATCTCCAGTTCTACGACGCAAACCGATGAGATTAAAGCTACAAAAGAGGAATCACCAGAATGTAAAACACCAAGCCAAGAACAGTCTGTGAAGGGCCAATTTACGCCTGAGGTGTCCAAAGCCAAAGAAACCCCCAAAGATGTGGAAAAGGTTGCCGCCACTCCCTCAATCCCTATTATTGTTGTTACACAAGCATCGGACACCTCAGGAACAACGTTAACACAACAGACAAGTACGGTATCCAGTCAGGTGACTCAAGAAACACCAAAGGCTAAACCTCCAACAACAGCGGGGAAAACTCCTGAGAAACAGAAGGTGCAAACACAAGCTGCCAAACCAAAGACAAAACCTCCTGAAGCCAAACATCCTCTGCCCAAAAGTGACAACCAGGATCCTCTGAAGGCAGTAAGAAAACTTTTAGGAAAAGATAAAGTCCAGAAATCTGGAACTGAGACAAAAGCTGGCGTCTCAGATCAGAAAGAGCCAGTGAAACCTGTAGCTGCCACCAAGAGTAACTCTGAAGGCCCAACACCAAGCACAGCAGCGCCTGCTCTGCCGTCTGCAGCTGAGTCAACAGGAAGTGAAGACAAAGGAAAAGATAAGAAAGCAGAATCAGCTCCAGCAGTGAAATCTGCACCTGAGAAAAAGGAAGGAGATGAATCCCTCCTAGCCGAGCCCCTTCTTAAAGTCATGCAAAGGCCAAAGGGAGTGAAATCTAAATTGAGCGGTTGGTCCCGACTCAAAAAGCACATGGTGGTGGAAGAAGAGGAGCCTAAATTTCCAGAGATAGGCCCTCAGAAGGAGGCCGCCGGGCCCAAACAAAGCGAGGCGACAACGACCGAGGGGAAGGCCGTAGACGCGCCTGGCACTCAGCAGGATAACCAAACGAACGACGCTCCAATTGCAGCTAAGATGTGGAACGCCGTCCTCTTCCAAATGTTTTCCACTAAAGAGAACATCATGCACCAGATCGAGCTGAACAAAAGCGAGGACGAGAAGAAAGAAGCGCAAAGTGACGAGCAGAAAGAGATACCTTCATTTGCGCACCGGCTGCCTGTGCTGCTTTTTAGTCCAAAGTTTGATGCTAAAAAGCTTAAAGAGGCAGCGTCGAGGCCGGTGACGAAAATTTCAACCGTTTTTGAAATGGGTCTGATTGGGCGGAAAGGTAAAGATGAGGAACCAAAAGACTTTAATAGAACAGCGAGGGGGTTCGCCGCTACTTAAGCTAATAGAGTAAATAAAGTGCCAagacaaaaatgtaaagaaaaaaagttataatatatGTTTCATGTACAGGTGCAAGAAATCGTAGTCTGTGTTAAACGAATGACGTGTGTTTGTAGAAAAGTCGGCTTTGAAATTTATACTTGACAAAAGCTTTGTGTTGCATTTGTGTGACTGGTTGTCTGGATGTTAAATGTTTGTATATGTGGATTAGCTGGAAACAGAAAAAGAGCCACATTTTGTCTTAATTCAGACGTCACATCAGATTAAAAggttaatgttttcagaaaaatcAGAGCTTCTCATTTGTTCCTTTCATCACATGTTCACAAACATAGAAATGAATACAGATTAAGTTATAGATTTGAAAATATTTGGTTATTGTCAAGAAGATTGTCTGAAACAGACTTTATATGCAGTAGCTCACTAAAGATTGAACTTCAAGTTGCTATTTAgcacacaaaaaaagtaaaattctagtgaatatttctttaaaatatCTGTATTTTTATAGACAGAAAACAAGCTTAAATATTTTGTGAcagaagaaaatgttttctctttAATGATCTTTCAAATATCCactttttctctccaaaatggTGCTACTTGCCTCAGGGTTAAGACCGCGTATGTAGGAGTATAACAtgatttttgattattttttaggcTGTAGATGGTTACTGTTGTGAAGTCGCAATGAAACAACATTTTAAGAGCGTCTTAATTTGACCAGATTCCTGTTCCTGTCCAGAAATAAAGGACCAATTGGATCAGTTAGACACAGAAAGGCAGTTTGATTGGATgggagaggcagagaggaggaAGGTTGGGCGACAGAAACAAGATGTGAATAATTGATTGTGCGATTGCAAGATGAATGTACCGaagggatgtaacgatacactcaaGTCACAATTCGATACGATTAAAGATTTTCAGTTCACAATGTGATtttctcagatttttttttttttttttttttaacagaatgagctggaaactattctttattttaataaactgtgcaaaacaacagatgtttcctcttatcaaaagtgacactgaaactgtatataaaaataaaacaatatttggggttttaaaacaaattccacatcaaaataactgaaTAGAAAGAAATCTCTTCAACTAGAGAAACTAAGACATAGGGACGTCTGAAGTCAAAAAAGTGAAATCTCAAGTAGATTACACCCTAGGCCGTTCAAAAATTGCggttctctctctcccactccctccctctctccccctctccctccctccctctccctacctctctctctccctctctctctctctctccccctccctccctccccgtctctctccccctctccctccctctcattGCCGAGATACACACACGTCAGCAGCGTGCACTTCACTGTGGCGCTGTCTCGAGCAGACTACTCTCCGTCTgtccttttttccttttcttatttcttcattgaagtCGTCTTTAAAACagtgttaaaatctcgtctCGTAAACCCAAACTCGTGTCTCGTCACCCCCCTAGTGTTCACATTCAGAGAGACCTAAACACTGAAACACTTACCAGACTCTCCGTTAATGAACTCTCCTCCGTTCTCGTCGTCCACGGGGATCTTCTCATATTTTCCGTGACCAGTGACCACAAATTTGTACTTTTTCCCAGCTGCAGAACCCTGAAGAGGAAAATGATAAAGAAGTGTCTGAGTGCCCTGAAACCGTTTATCATcctaaaataataatgaaacaaAAAGTGCAGTTGGGTCAGCCAAacaactgattttttttaaaagagtccagaatgtgagagagagtgagagtgagtatgtgtgtgtgtgtttatgtgtgtgggtgggtgtctgtgcatgtgtgtgtgtgcgcgtgtgtgtctctgtgtgcgtgtgcatgtgcgtgtgtgtgtgtgtgtgtgtgtgtgttcaccttGACTCTTTGTGTCCCGGGCTGCCCTATCGAGTCTCCGATAACTTCCCACATGTTCTTTTTCTGCATCACATCTCCGGGCCGCACATCCTGACGGATCAATCAATAAAAAACATGTCGACACTCTGACTCATCAAATCCTGAAAATAAAATCCTTCATAAAGTGTCTTTCACAAGGTGGTAGTAGTAGCAATCTGCGAgatgcattaaaaaaatatatttttttaaatgtaatatttgtttcattaatttgaaacaaaagtccactttatttaacaaaatatttctcCAATAAAAGAAATTCCAGGAGAAATCAGTCCCttcagaaaaacgtgattatgcgatcgcattattcaacgcataatcagccaaagtccgcatatttatgcggggcgcattttttcaaatacgccgcactttcgccgcataaattgctgatttccacgcaaaatatgcggggcttgcatgatttcataatccccgcattttcgttgcaaaaaagtcacatatatcttagcagaaagttgaaaaatgttgcgtttacttcacacaagagcagccattttcccctgttgccatgggaacgttatgaagtgacgtaattacgcgacgtgatcatcatcgaaaagctgcaaaccccgcgatgaagccacgatgaaacctcaaagttcccacaatttttgcaagttcccgcaatttcatcgcatcaaattgcataaatatcacATATTCCATctctttttaagaaaacgtgccgcataatcaaggttcttgcctgcaacaatcacaaaaaaactccgcatttttctggaaggactggagaAACACTTAAAGCAAAAGAAGGAGCTAGTTCGCCATTGTTGCATCTTGTTTCTCCACAAGAGGGAAACCTCACATAAACTTTTAAGCTGCACCTGAACACATCACAGTCGGtcagtcagtggtggaagatcagctgatcctttacttcagtaaaagtggaagaatttaaaaaatacttgagtaaaagccctgcattcataatcatacttaagtaaaagtacacatgTTTTAGCATCAATATATGCTTAAAGTGTTAAAGTAAAAGGAGTCAAATGTGTTGTGTTCAGGTTGCGTTTGTGACTTACTGTGGGTTTACAGAGCGACGGTCGGCTGCCGTCTGACGGACCTTTCACCCACTGAGTGATCCGCTCGGCCACGACCACCTTCAACCCCTCAGCGTCCTGATTCAGACAAGTTTAGGTTAAAACTCCTGGGCTGTCAATATTGGCCAAAAATAACGCTGGAATACTAgttctagggctgcacaatatgaagGAAATGAATATTGCAATAACAATATCACTTGCCATAAATAAACAGacattaaagtgtactcagttctgctgcttccagtattctgctaaaatacaacaaactgcttgttgaatataaaacaaatgaaaggaaatcatttccaacattctttcatTGAACACTGAAATGAATATATAAGGCACAACTAAAAAGGAATGACAGTTATaaagtgtaatttttttgttCTGATAAA
Coding sequences within it:
- the prr33 gene encoding mucin-5AC isoform X4, with translation MREPAWSALNISNTFLPGAEALMAVVYGAATQPGLLSQQYPPPLLPKPGKDNARLQKLLKRTAKKKASTQASQPAVLFRSSLSPVNEASPDLEHSDHSTPPKTPETSFSLYNTQQPPRFSVRPLYRHVASPYPQRAAHGSAARFSPQTVANALYTYSQNVNTVSSSAHLYGVSTAPGPVAELAVPKISVPVSSVPEATAPAAEVKKPAFSTFAETPAGFRPSAAGGTPQTKSPGPTPYPATEGQALTRPLIVLTPLVKSKSPRPTFKATEPSRSPKPMFDVPQIRMYTASTSYYESSRTPPVYDTAGLTAIGSTVPQSKTATETKQDLTPASEVRRGTTPTTLAPLLGTDSQRKTPTSEIKRATPTAEIKRATPTSEIKRATPTAEIKRATPTSEIKRATPTAEIKRATPTSEIKRATPTSEIRVKTPTFELQTLRTSVRRPTTPSYHKNRATTPVFEVSRPNPLLFAVSPITVEPEKSSMPKTVSAVSSLPASPSVKTIEPEPKPTETILNGEIHSDVTSVVKPIPKTITKSKSEPDLTRQTAPAGSQRPIAAASEPKTPAVTSFSNQRPKTPTYEASRLMTTSPGFKRPKTPTYGTSPSGVSSIAFQRPKTPTQVALKSKSSYRGLTPAEYTAYGGIRTYSPAFGISSSTTQTDEIKATKEESPECKTPSQEQSVKGQFTPEVSKAKETPKDVEKVAATPSIPIIVVTQASDTSGTTLTQQTSTVSSQVTQETPKAKPPTTAGKTPEKQKVQTQAAKPKTKPPEAKHPLPKSDNQDPLKAVRKLLGKDKVQKSGTETKAGVSDQKEPVKPVAATKSNSEGPTPSTAAPALPSAAESTGSEDKGKDKKAESAPAVKSAPEKKEGDESLLAEPLLKVMQRPKGVKSKLSGWSRLKKHMVVEEEEPKFPEIGPQKEAAGPKQSEATTTEGKAVDAPGTQQDNQTNDAPIAAKMWNAVLFQMFSTKENIMHQIELNKSEDEKKEAQSDEQKEIPSFAHRLPVLLFSPKFDAKKLKEAASRPVTKISTVFEMGLIGRKGKDEEPKDFNRTARGFAAT
- the prr33 gene encoding mucin-5AC isoform X1, with translation MVSVPSICAGRGGGSSWAPHEPAALTLRAGTSRQQPAGRSPSSSRTGEPAWSALNISNTFLPGAEALMAVVYGAATQPGLLSQQYPPPLLPKPGKDNARLQKLLKRTAKKKASTQASQPAVLFRSSLSPVNEASPDLEHSDHSTPPKTPETSFSLYNTQQPPRFSVRPLYRHVASPYPQRAAHGSAARFSPQTVANALYTYSQNVNTVSSSAHLYGVSTAPGPVAELAVPKISVPVSSVPEATAPAAEVKKPAFSTFAETPAGFRPSAAGGTPQTKSPGPTPYPATEGQALTRPLIVLTPLVKSKSPRPTFKATEPSRSPKPMFDVPQIRMYTASTSYYESSRTPPVYDTAGLTAIGSTVPQSKTATETKQDLTPASEVRRGTTPTTLAPLLGTDSQRKTPTSEIKRATPTAEIKRATPTSEIKRATPTAEIKRATPTSEIKRATPTAEIKRATPTSEIKRATPTSEIRVKTPTFELQTLRTSVRRPTTPSYHKNRATTPVFEVSRPNPLLFAVSPITVEPEKSSMPKTVSAVSSLPASPSVKTIEPEPKPTETILNGEIHSDVTSVVKPIPKTITKSKSEPDLTRQTAPAGSQRPIAAASEPKTPAVTSFSNQRPKTPTYEASRLMTTSPGFKRPKTPTYGTSPSGVSSIAFQRPKTPTQVALKSKSSYRGLTPAEYTAYGGIRTYSPAFGISSSTTQTDEIKATKEESPECKTPSQEQSVKGQFTPEVSKAKETPKDVEKVAATPSIPIIVVTQASDTSGTTLTQQTSTVSSQVTQETPKAKPPTTAGKTPEKQKVQTQAAKPKTKPPEAKHPLPKSDNQDPLKAVRKLLGKDKVQKSGTETKAGVSDQKEPVKPVAATKSNSEGPTPSTAAPALPSAAESTGSEDKGKDKKAESAPAVKSAPEKKEGDESLLAEPLLKVMQRPKGVKSKLSGWSRLKKHMVVEEEEPKFPEIGPQKEAAGPKQSEATTTEGKAVDAPGTQQDNQTNDAPIAAKMWNAVLFQMFSTKENIMHQIELNKSEDEKKEAQSDEQKEIPSFAHRLPVLLFSPKFDAKKLKEAASRPVTKISTVFEMGLIGRKGKDEEPKDFNRTARGFAAT